In the Treponema maltophilum ATCC 51939 genome, AGCGAGGACGTGATTTATTTAAGCGGCTCACCAAGGCTCTAAATGGATTCACAATCATATGCCGCCTCTTTTTGCTGCGGTTTCGGTCTTTGCGCCGTTTTTAAGCGCGGCATCCTTGCGTACCGATGCAAGCATCCACAATACGGCGGCGGTGCTTAAAACGGTTATAATCATCGAAAAGGCGGCGGCAAGCGGCCAATTGCGCGTTTTGTTTACCTGATCGACGATGAGGTTTCCTATCATATACGAATCCTTGCCGCCGACCAAAAGCGGAACGGTGTACGCACCGAATATCGGGATAAAGGTGAAGATAACCGCCGTCGTAATACCGCTTTTTATATTCGGCAAAAGTATTCTGATCATCGAACCGACCTTCGTTGCGCCCAAGTCGCGGGCGGCTTCCAAAAGCGAAAAGTCGAACCTGTCTATCGAAGTAAAAACGGGCAAAATCGCGTACGGCAAATACATGTATACCGATACGATGATGACGGCGCTTTTGTTGTATAAAAACTGCACGGAATCTTCGGTAAGATGAAGCTGCATAAGCATGGTATTTAAAAGTCCGTCGCTGCCCAAAATGGACATCCACGCGAAAATGCGGATGAGCGAGTTTGTCCAAAACGGTACGATAACCAACAGCAAAAGCAGGTTTTGCCTGCGGCTTTTTGCCATTGCATACCCGCAGGGCAGGGCGACGGCGATGGTTATGACTGTGGAAAGAAGCGATATCCACAGCGTCCGCATCAGTACGATCGCGTATGCGGGGTTTAAAAGCTGCCGGTACGCATCGAGCGAAAATTCGTGTACGATGCCGCCGTATAAGCCTTTTTTTAAAAAACTGTACAGAGTGATGATGACAAGCGGCGCTACAAAAAAAACGGTGAACCATATGCCCATGGGCCACGCGTACAGCAAACCCAGCTTGTTCCGTTTTTGCAGGAGCAAATCGTTTTGCGCTTGAGCCGGCAGGGGCTTTTCGCCTTTGGCGTTCGTAAGGCCGTTCATTGTTCAATGTCCTCTACGATATAGCCGTCGTTCGCGCTCCACGAAATATACACGGTATCTTTCCATTCGATTTCGGGCCCGTCGTCCAAATAATTGGTATGCTGTTTGAATACTTTTATGATGGTGCCGTTTTCGAGCCGCACGTAGAATTTCGATTGAAAGCCCGAATACACCGGTTCTTCGACGATGCCGGTAAACACGTTGATGTTCGGTTTTTCCGGCGGGGGATCGAGCGAAATGCGGATTTTTTCGGGGCGCACGGTAAAGCACACGCGCTGTCCTTCTTCGGTGCGCTCGTAGTCGGTTACTTTAATATTCGACGACAATTCGGGAATGTCGAGCGTGCACATAAATTCGGGATCTTTTCCCTGTTCGACCGGCCAGTCCCTGCATTCTTCGACGCGTGCGGCAAAGATGTTCGTTTCGCCGATAAACTGTGCCGTAAATTCGGTTGCGGGGCTTTCGTAGATTTCGAACGGCGTTCCCACTTGCAGCACCTTTCCCTGATTCATAACGGCGATCCGGTCCGAAACGGAAAGCGCTTCGGATTGGTCGTGCGTTACATAGATGAAGGTGATGCCGATTTTATCGTGCAATTTGTCGAGTTCGATCAAAAGGTTCGAGCGCAGTTTTGCATCAAGCGCCGACAGCGGTTCGTCCAAAAGCAAAATGTCCGGCTCGTTGATAAGCGCGCGGGCAATGGCGACACGCTGACGCTGGCCGCCTGAAAGCTGGTTCGGTTTTTTGTTCATGTGCGTGTCGAGCTGCACCATGCGTAAGTATTCGCACACGCGTTCGTCTATAACCGATTTATTCAGCTTTTTTAATTTGAGCGGAAAGGCGACGTTGTCGTACACCGACAAATGCGGAAACAGCGCATAATTTTGAAAAACGGTGTTCGAGCCGCGCTTGTTCGGCGGCGTGGTCGTGACGTTTTTATCGTTAAATAAAACCGAGCCTTCGTCGGGAAATTCGAAACCCGCGATAATTCTGAGCAGGGTCGTTTTACCGCAGCCGGAAGGTCCCAGCAGGGAAAAAAATTCGCCCTTTTTTATGGATACATCCACATTGTTCAAAGCATGAAAGCTGCCGAAATGTTTCGACACGCCGTTGATGGATACCGTGCTACCTTTCAATGTTTTTCCTGTTCCCCCCGTTTCATTATGCTTGGAGCAACTTGTACAATGCAAAAAATACGGGGTATTGTCAATAGGAAATATGAAAAATCATTGAATAAAAGCGCGTAATGGAGTATTATGCGGTATGGCAAACGATGAAAAAAAGATTATCGACGAAAGCGTGCTGGAGGCCCTGTTGTACCTGTCGCGCTTGGCCGGTTCGTCTATTGATTTAAAAACTTTAAAAAATCAAGTAGACCGCATTGTCGAATATTTTGACGTTCTGTCTGAATTCGACGATAGCGAAAATCCCTACGATGCGTATCCTTCGACCTGCGCCGATGCGCTGCGCGAAGATGTTCCCGTACCCGGCATAGACATCCCCGACATAAAAAAGATGACGACCGAATTTATGGACGGCTATTTCCGCGTTCCCAAAGTATTGGGCGAAGGAGCGTAGGACTTATGAAACCGTACACGATTGAATCGGCGCTGCGCGATTTTAAAAACAATACGATCAGCTGCCGCGCTTTAACGGAAAAAGCCGCCGCCGCTTTTGAAGAAGACGCAAAAAGCGCTTCTCCGTTAAACGCTTTTTTGGACATATATCCTGATGCGGCGCAAATCGCGCAGAAATACGACGACGAGCGCAAAAACGCCGTTTCTTCGGGAACGCTGGACGCTCTTTCGGCAAAAAAACCGCTTTTGGGCGTGCCGTTCGGCGTAAAAGACAATATTTCGGTAAAAGGCAAGCCGCTTACCTGCGCAAGCCGCATTTTGCAGGGGTACACCGCACCGTACAGCGCGACGGTTATTAAACGCTTAACCGACGCCGGCGCAATTCCTTTGGGGCGCTGCAATCAGGATGAGTTTGCGATGGGCTCTTCGACCGAATATTCGGTCTACGGGCCCACGCGCAACCCGATAAACCGCGACTATGTTGCAGGCGGCTCTTCCGGCGGTTCGGCCGCAGCGGTGGCCGCAGGTTTGGTGCCCTTTGCTTTAGGTACCGAAACGGGCGGTTCGGTGCGCCTTCCCGCGTCTTATTGCGGCGTATACGGCTTAAAGCCGTCTTACGGCCTGTTGAGCCGCTGGGGCGTCGTCGCCTTCGGCAGTTCCCTCGATCAGGTCGGCGTGTTCGGCACGAGCCCCGCCGACATTGCGCTTCCGCTTTCCGTTATGGCGGGTAAAGATCCGTACGACGATACGTCCTGCGATCTTCCTTCCGGCAGCGAACTCTCGCCGTCGTGCAGCGCCTTAACCGACGAGCGCATCGCTTCGCTTAAAATCGCCGTTCCGTGTCAATTTGCCCAAGCGAAGGGCTTGGATCCGCAAGTCGCGTCGGTATTCGAAAAAACAAAGGCGTGGTTTACCGAGCGCGGCGCTTCAATAGAGCTTGCGGACCTTCCCGTTTTGGACGCATCGATTGCTTCATATTACGTTATCGCCCTCAGCGAAGCGGCGAGCAATTTAAGCCGCTTCGACGGCATCCGCTACGGTAACCGCAAAGACAGCGGCGAAGGCTACGACGAACTGTACATTCAAACGCGGAGCGAAGGCTTCGGCGCCGAAGTAAAGCGGCGCATTATCATCGGCAATTACGTGCTTTCCGAGCAGTTTTCCGGCTCCTGTTACAAAAAGGCGATGAGCGTTCGCGCCCGCATTCAGCGCGATATTGCAAAACTGTACGAATCGTACGACTGTATTTTGTGCCCGACCTGTCCGACCGCCGCGTTTAAGCTCGGGCAAAAAACGGAAGATCCCATGGAAATGTATTTGTCCGATATGTTTACCGTATTTGTCAATTTGAGCCGCACCGCATCGATAAATGTGCCTGCGGGCTTTACAAGCGAAGGGCTTCCCGTCGGCGTTCAGTTTGCCGGTCCCATGTTCAGTGAAAAACGTCTTCTTTCCATGGCTCAAGCCTGGTACGAACGCGGCAACGGAGGTACAAAATGAGCTTGGATTACCGCGTCGTTATCGGCTGCGAAATACACTGTCAGCTTACAACAAAAACAAAGGCCTTTTGCGCGTGCGAAAACCGTTACGGCAGCATGCCCGATACGCGCGTGTGCCCGGTGTGTCTGGGACTTCCCGGCGCCATGCCGCGCGTGAGCAAGGGCTATGTGCAAATGGGCGTTATTGCGGGAACCGCGCTCAACTGCTCGATTGCACACTTTACGAAATTCGACCGCAAGCATTATTTTTATCCCGACTTAACCAAGGGCTATCAGATAACCCAATACGATATGCCCCTGTGTACAAACGGCTACGTCGACATTCCCTACCGTCATTTGAGCGAAGATGCGCGTCCGGGCGGCAAGGATTACTACGGCAAAACTTTTTCGGGAGAAAACAACGATATAGACGGCGCGTATAAACGCGTGCGCATCGAACGCATTCACTTGGAAGAAGACGTCGGCAAAAGTCTTCACTTGGAAGGCGCGCACAGCTACATCGATTACAACCGCTCCGGCACCCCGCTCATCGAAATCGTTACGAAGCCCGATATGAATTCTCCGGAAGAAGCGGCGCTGTTTATGCAGACGGTTCAGGAAATCCTGCGCTATGTGCGTGTTACGAACGGCAATTTGGAAGAAGGAAATATGCGCTGCGATGCGAATATCAATTTGACCGTTTTTGAAGACGGCAAAGAATACCACACGCCTATTTCCGAAATTAAAAACCTCAATTCGTTCCGTTCGGTAAAAGACGCCTGCGCATACGAAGTGCGCCGACAGCTTGAAGAATTTAAAACGAACCGGAAGGAATTTAACGCCGGCTATAAAAACACAATGGGCTGGGACGACGTTAAAGGCGAAACGGTCATTCAGCGCACAAAAAATTCCTTTGTGGATTACCGCTTTGTCGTCGAGCCGGACATAAAGCCGTTCAGCCTGTCGGAAGAATTTATCGCGCAAGCCGCGGGTCAAGTCGGCGAACTTCCCGAAGCAAAGCGTACCCGGTTTAAAAAAGAGTACGGACTTTCTTCGTTCGACGCCGAAACGCTCACGTCGACAAGGAGCCTTGCGCTGTGGTTCGAACAGGCGGCACAGCTTTCCAAAGACGTAAAAAAAACGGCAAACTGGATTTTGGCCGAATTGCTTGCGGTGCTGAACGAAAAAGAAATCGGCATCGACGACATCAATATTACGCCGAAGCATATCGCCTCGCTCGTAAATGCGGTTGCCGATAAAAAAATCACGGGAAAGCAGGCGAAAGAAGTTTTTTCGTGCATGATTGAAAGCGGCAAAATGCCCGACGACATAATCAAAGAAAAGGGAATGGAAGTCGTTTCCGACAGCGCCGAACTTTCGGCCTTTGTTGCCAACGTTATAAAAGAAAACGCTCAAGCGGTCGCCGACTACAAGGGCGGAAAAACGAACGTGTTCGGCTGGCTTATGGGGCAAATTATCAAAAAATCCGGCGGAAAGGCGACTCCCGCAGCTGCGGCCGCTTTGTTAAAAGCCGAATTGGAAAAACTTTAATGCAAAACGATGCGTACGATCGGTATAAAGAAGAGTTCGTAAAACGTTACGGTACGGTAAGCCGCGCGCGCGGCTGCTATCTGTATACGCAAAAGGGCGTGCGCATTACCGACTTGTATTTGGACGGCGGCCGGGCGATTTTGGGCCGCAGTTGTTCCGCCTCAAAGGCGTTTAAAGTTTTTAAAAACACAATCGATCGCGGCCAAACGGGTTCGTTTCCGAACATGTACGAAACGCGCTTTGAAAAAGCCGCCCTTTCGCTTTTAAAGGGCTTTGCTCATGCGCGCTGGTTTGCTTCCGAAGAATCGCTTTTTCGCGCCGTACTTGAAAGTCCGTGGGCTGCCGCCGCGGTGTGGCGACCCTGGAGCGGCCGCGATGATGAGCTGATTGAAGCGGATGCCGTTGCCGTATGCATACCCTTTGCTTTGTGCGGCAGCGGCTATGCTGTGTTGTTTACAGATAAAAACGGGACGCTTCCGCCGTCTTCCGACGAGTGTTCTCCCGCGCTGCTCAATGCCGCTTCCCGCGCTTTGTACGATTTGGCGCACGAACTTCCGCTCCGCGGCGAAGAGGATTTTGCGCTCTTCGATTCGGTACTCGCTCGTTATTTTACGCGGCGCGGCGCCTATCTTGTTCCGAAGGTCGGCGAAAACCGGTATCGGGAGTTTTTTTTGCACTGCCTCGATTGCGCGCTTTTGCTGCCGCCCCTGTGC is a window encoding:
- a CDS encoding ABC transporter ATP-binding protein — encoded protein: MKGSTVSINGVSKHFGSFHALNNVDVSIKKGEFFSLLGPSGCGKTTLLRIIAGFEFPDEGSVLFNDKNVTTTPPNKRGSNTVFQNYALFPHLSVYDNVAFPLKLKKLNKSVIDERVCEYLRMVQLDTHMNKKPNQLSGGQRQRVAIARALINEPDILLLDEPLSALDAKLRSNLLIELDKLHDKIGITFIYVTHDQSEALSVSDRIAVMNQGKVLQVGTPFEIYESPATEFTAQFIGETNIFAARVEECRDWPVEQGKDPEFMCTLDIPELSSNIKVTDYERTEEGQRVCFTVRPEKIRISLDPPPEKPNINVFTGIVEEPVYSGFQSKFYVRLENGTIIKVFKQHTNYLDDGPEIEWKDTVYISWSANDGYIVEDIEQ
- the gatB gene encoding Asp-tRNA(Asn)/Glu-tRNA(Gln) amidotransferase subunit GatB, which translates into the protein MSLDYRVVIGCEIHCQLTTKTKAFCACENRYGSMPDTRVCPVCLGLPGAMPRVSKGYVQMGVIAGTALNCSIAHFTKFDRKHYFYPDLTKGYQITQYDMPLCTNGYVDIPYRHLSEDARPGGKDYYGKTFSGENNDIDGAYKRVRIERIHLEEDVGKSLHLEGAHSYIDYNRSGTPLIEIVTKPDMNSPEEAALFMQTVQEILRYVRVTNGNLEEGNMRCDANINLTVFEDGKEYHTPISEIKNLNSFRSVKDACAYEVRRQLEEFKTNRKEFNAGYKNTMGWDDVKGETVIQRTKNSFVDYRFVVEPDIKPFSLSEEFIAQAAGQVGELPEAKRTRFKKEYGLSSFDAETLTSTRSLALWFEQAAQLSKDVKKTANWILAELLAVLNEKEIGIDDINITPKHIASLVNAVADKKITGKQAKEVFSCMIESGKMPDDIIKEKGMEVVSDSAELSAFVANVIKENAQAVADYKGGKTNVFGWLMGQIIKKSGGKATPAAAAALLKAELEKL
- a CDS encoding ABC transporter permease, whose translation is MNGLTNAKGEKPLPAQAQNDLLLQKRNKLGLLYAWPMGIWFTVFFVAPLVIITLYSFLKKGLYGGIVHEFSLDAYRQLLNPAYAIVLMRTLWISLLSTVITIAVALPCGYAMAKSRRQNLLLLLVIVPFWTNSLIRIFAWMSILGSDGLLNTMLMQLHLTEDSVQFLYNKSAVIIVSVYMYLPYAILPVFTSIDRFDFSLLEAARDLGATKVGSMIRILLPNIKSGITTAVIFTFIPIFGAYTVPLLVGGKDSYMIGNLIVDQVNKTRNWPLAAAFSMIITVLSTAAVLWMLASVRKDAALKNGAKTETAAKRGGI
- a CDS encoding Asp-tRNA(Asn)/Glu-tRNA(Gln) amidotransferase subunit GatC codes for the protein MANDEKKIIDESVLEALLYLSRLAGSSIDLKTLKNQVDRIVEYFDVLSEFDDSENPYDAYPSTCADALREDVPVPGIDIPDIKKMTTEFMDGYFRVPKVLGEGA
- the gatA gene encoding Asp-tRNA(Asn)/Glu-tRNA(Gln) amidotransferase subunit GatA; translation: MKPYTIESALRDFKNNTISCRALTEKAAAAFEEDAKSASPLNAFLDIYPDAAQIAQKYDDERKNAVSSGTLDALSAKKPLLGVPFGVKDNISVKGKPLTCASRILQGYTAPYSATVIKRLTDAGAIPLGRCNQDEFAMGSSTEYSVYGPTRNPINRDYVAGGSSGGSAAAVAAGLVPFALGTETGGSVRLPASYCGVYGLKPSYGLLSRWGVVAFGSSLDQVGVFGTSPADIALPLSVMAGKDPYDDTSCDLPSGSELSPSCSALTDERIASLKIAVPCQFAQAKGLDPQVASVFEKTKAWFTERGASIELADLPVLDASIASYYVIALSEAASNLSRFDGIRYGNRKDSGEGYDELYIQTRSEGFGAEVKRRIIIGNYVLSEQFSGSCYKKAMSVRARIQRDIAKLYESYDCILCPTCPTAAFKLGQKTEDPMEMYLSDMFTVFVNLSRTASINVPAGFTSEGLPVGVQFAGPMFSEKRLLSMAQAWYERGNGGTK